The following coding sequences are from one Haliotis asinina isolate JCU_RB_2024 chromosome 3, JCU_Hal_asi_v2, whole genome shotgun sequence window:
- the LOC137276776 gene encoding CUB and sushi domain-containing protein 2-like: MPLTTGCLAFLLSFCISAVSSVHWSHCDAVAFASSKFNKLSTHHGPLFLSIVANSGTCEWRIYARPGYNVLMEVMESSLPPRCDSVHNISVTEGTYVWRNLLGSWCGQQTPTFRSSSSTLSIKFNSIIISNDYGFSVRYKQIPHNTGKTRSLLPTARARQNAWRSPPAIDPPPMQTVGTTPANKVRTWTCSLVPIPIVVTEQEQVLPCPTGQLNIQCCWRLTTQALNNSDFNVHVNIVSDHDDDRPHQCKDAYVQAFDGSPSTSRLLGRWCGQAIATAVSSGQELYLEYYSGKFGNDRDFKVIYVATKKTQLPLLASGESSARSLSTVVGTVFGVVVLLIVITAVVIFCTMYKRKKMATYEPHVETDPVYAAIVKSTRKSSDLFINLPTVSETVYRPTLSALECCTAGNMLSATAVKKGGVSKSADFSDPAGDGCGKVISDEERWTSERTESMSNVYGDLPTIHSSNTT; the protein is encoded by the exons ATGCCACTGACGACGGGCTGCCTTGCTTTTCTGTTGAGTTTCTGCATAAGTGCAG TTAGTTCTGTCCATTGGTCGCATTGTGATGCCGTTGCGTTTGCCTCTTCAAAGTTCAACAAACTCTCAACGCACCATGGCCCGCTGTTTCTCAG TATTGTAGCCAACAGTGGTACCTGCGAGTGGAGGATATATGCCAGACCTGGATACAATGTGCTGATGGAAGTAATGGAATCATCACTTCCTCCAAGATGTGATTCTGTTCACAACATAAGCGTGACTGAGG GCACTTATGTATGGAGAAACCTTCTTGGATCCTGGTGCGGCCAGCAGACACCGACGTTCCGTTCCTCAAGCTCGACTCTCAGTATTAAGTTCAACTCTATTATTATCAGCAATGATTATGGTTTTTCTGTCCGTTACAAGCAAATACCACACAACACAGGGAAGACGCGATCCCTTTTACCGACAGCCCGTGCTCGCCAGAATGCATGGAGATCTCCACCGGCCATCGATCCACCTCCCATGCAAACAGTTGGTACAACCCCTGCTAACAAAG TGCGGACATGGACTTGTAGCCTTGTCCCAATCCCTATCGTTGTCACAGAACAGGAACAAGTCCTTCCTTGTCCTACTGGGCAACT AAACATCCAGTGTTGCTGGCGCCTCACAACACAAGCGTTGAACAATTCTGATTTTAATGTGCACGTTAACATTGTGTCTGACCACGATGATGACCGTCCGCATCAGTGCAAGGATGCCTATGTTCAGGCGTTTGATG GTTCTCCATCTACATCGCGATTGCTGGGTAGATGGTGTGGTCAAGCTATTGCTACTGCGGTCAGCTCAGGGCAGGAACTCTACCTCGAATACTATTCGGGAAAATTCGGCAATGACCGTGACTTCAAGGTGATCTACGTggcaacaaagaagacacagcTTCCTCTATTGG CTTCCGGAGAATCCTCAGCAAGGTCCCTGTCTACCGTGGTTGGAACAGTGTTTGGCGTCGTGGTGCTTCTTATAGTTATAACAGCCGTTGTTATCTTCTGCACAATGTACAAGAGGAAGAAAATGGCAACGTACGAACCACACGTTGAGACCGACCCCGTGTATGCTGCAATAGTTAAATCCACGAGAAAATCGTCAGACTTATTCATTAACCTGCCAACAGTTTCTGAGACGGTTTATCGGCCAACTCTTTCGGCTCTAGAGTGTTGCACTGCAGGGAACATGCTCTCTGCAACTGCGGTCAAGAAAGGAGGTGTGTCTAAATCAGCTGACTTCAGTGATCCTGCGGGTGATGGTTGTGGCAAGGTCATTTCAGACGAAGAAAGGTGGACGTCGGAGAGAACAGAATCTATGTCCAACGTCTATGGCGACCTACCCACCATCCACTCATCGAATACAACATAG